The following DNA comes from Odocoileus virginianus isolate 20LAN1187 ecotype Illinois chromosome 26, Ovbor_1.2, whole genome shotgun sequence.
CCCTTTCCAGATACTGCAAAGCACAATAGTAGGattatgataatcatttcacagcagagaacagaagaaaagTATAAACACACCTCATCTCCTCAAGTTTTCCATAAAAGCAGTTTGGTATGAGGAATTTAAAACCTGTAAtaaagattataattttttttaatgtagaacaTTCAGTGAGCTTGATTTTTGCAATTTCCTATGCTACTAAGCTCTTCccatttctctttcatgcatttcAACAGTTATGAGCATACGTCTTTAAATTCCTGGGCCTATAGCTGAGTTTAAGACCATCTGTTTTTATTCAGACCAAGGAAGCTGGAttcttgaatttttatctttattttactaaGAACGTGGTAGCAATGTTTATTTTGAAGGTAGTAAATACTAGAATTATATAGGATTTATCTTTCAATATAGAGGTTTTTATTTAACAAACCTTTGTGTTCACAATCTGCTAGGCattgttctaaatgctttacaaatATGAGCAAATTTCATTCTCACAAGAACTTTAGAAGTCACTTTCTCTAGCATCTTCAACAAGGAACAACAAACCCACATAGAAATTACAGGACAAGGGAAAGTATCTTTAGGTTTCTAAGAGTGGCAAACTGCAGGAAGGTAAATATATGGGAAGACACGAATCGAGGAAATTTTGTTTGCAGATTCCTCTAGTACCATTTCTAGACTGCAGAGAGTTGAGAGTCATCTCCAGTAAAGGAGAATTTATATCTTGCCTCCAGGCAGAAATGGGGTAGGGTAGAGAGTTTTTCCTGCATTTCCTGCTGTttaattgccttcagctcaaacaaatgtttatgtcaaagagacatattttgggATGACAGATTctggtttccttcaggatggtctcttatttcatttcacagataaggaaactggtgCACAAAGTGAACTTGGAATAAGCATGTAGCCTGAAATCCCTAAAATTACTTTTTCTAAATTCTGCTATTCTTCAACTTGGTTTTCCTTTTACTGAGGATATTTCCaagcagggggcggggggggggggggggaattttCTAGGTCCTTTACACCTCCTTTACCTAAATTCTATTTTCTAGAAGCTCTTAAGGATATTTCACTCATCCAAACTGCCACAGTACTCTAAACCAAACCTACTATTTTTTAATGCGTAATATACATTGTGTTCAAAATCATCAATCtcctcttttaaaatacaaagattaaGCAAACATGCAAACATTAAAAGAAGGTacctggaaaagaatctaaacaaGAGTGGATACATGCcaatgtatagctgattcactttgttgtacagcataaacacaacattgaaaatcaactatactccaataaaaattaatattaaaaaaagaaagtacctGCCCTGAGGGGAacatacagtaagtcccctatatataaatgagttccattctgagagcataTTCATAAGCCCAGTTTGTttataagtccaacaaagttagcctaggtacccaactaacacaatcagctacaTAATATGTAGCTGATTAGTACATAGCTCTatataggtttataatacttttcacacaaataatacataaagtacaaacacaaaaaatagtgCTGTATgcaaagtacacaaaagcacaaccacctgtagaggatgcacacacgtgacaatgtacaccagacatgtgaactaacttaTGAAAATGGACAGGCAAACACATAGTcttatctttgaaagttcacaacttgaaggtttgtatgtagggtaCTTACTGTACAAGTAAACAGTTGAAAATGATGTGTGAACAGGCAGGAACATCTCACTCCTCCAAGTATAAGGAGAAAGGTAGCTGGGAAGCATCCTTGAGGGGTGATCTTTACTGAATCTTGAAGGGAAATTTGTACTTCATCAACCAAACAAGCAAAAGAATTTCCAGGACCAGTATATATTGAACCAGCATAGGTATTGAACAACTCTTCTCAGGaattaatgaagctcaggttctttttGTCTCAGCACAGAAGTAATTAACTGAAGGACAAAGTGTAAGTAAAAAGTGGGTTTATTAGTATAGCATGCTTGTGAAGGTTATAAGAGGGCAGGCAAGGTAGCTCTTCCCTGAGAACTAAGAGGGCTTCATTTTTGTAGAGAATGGAAAAGTGGGGGGGAGAAGACCACCTTCCTCCTCATTTTTTGAGTGGAGAGTAGGCTTATATCATTAGCTCCTCCTTCATGGCAGGTTATTGACCCCATATGGTTAAACCAGGAATGTCATAGTGCTATTCAAATCAGCAGAGAAGTGGTAACATACACTATGTTAAATCATCTCAGATTTCAGTTTGAGGACCTTCTACTTTGAAATGTCATCTTTGCCCTATATCCTGTCCTTGGCATGCAGAGATCCTTGTCCTAAGGACCATTATCTTGCTGACCTCAACCAGCATGAGGCATGCAGGTCTCATTTTTTCACCTAATGACCCGGAGCATATCTTGTGCTTTTATTGCATGGGTACCTTGTTAAGCAGGCCTGTTTTGTTTCATGATGTTCTAATTCCTTTCTTGAGCAATCATTAATGTACAATGGTCTCCCAAAGTTAATTCTCTATACATAATCCCCTAGTGGGATTTCTAAAATCATCTGTGTTAACTGCCCTACTCTATTTCTATCAGCATTCTGGATCATATGGAATCTAGGGAACTTCAGTAGTAGTCCAACGTGAGGTAAATGCAGGCAAGGGTATGTGTGGTGTTAACAAACAGCCACCCTCCACCAcgcaaaaaagataaaattcttaCCCAACTGAACTTGAGTCCTTTTGCCTGCAGCACAAGAAAGCCAATTTACTATCATGAGTTGTGAAGGAAGGCACAGTAATTATCtgcagggcaccaagcaaggagtATTGGCAgttcatgctcaaaagacccaaactctCTGAGTACTGCTCAGTTTCAAAATTATGACtgtcatatagatataaaaatgaacatgttAAAGATTTTGTTTCTCATATCAGGCAGATTTTATAACCATCTGCTCAAAGGACAAGACCAAAGAATAGACACATTTATAGAccagaaatattgaaataaatggaGTCAGAACCATCTTCTTTCACAGGGAGTGCAAATGTTTCACAGGGAGTGCAAATCTTCACAGGGAGTGCAAATGATTGAACTTCAGTAGgagagaatttgcatttccatagaCCATCATTTTCCACTGCTACCACTCATTTACAACTTACACAATTGTAAAATAGCTTCCATAGAATTAGAATCAGGTAATgcagaaaggtcagttttcatctcaatcccaaagaaaggcaatcctaaagaatgctcagttcagttcagtcgctcagtcatgtccgactctttgcgaccccatgaattgcagcacgccagaccttcctgtccatcaccaactcccggagtttactcaaacccatgtccatcgagtcggtgatgccatccaaccatctcatcctctgtcgtccccttctcctcctacccccaatccctcccagcatcagggttttctccaatgagtcaaagaatgctcaaactactgtacagttgcactcatctcacacgctcgtaaagtaatgctcaaaattctccaagccaggcttcagcaacacatgaaccgtgaactaccagatgttcaagctggttttagaaaaggcagaggaaccagagatcaaattgccaacatccactggatcatcaaaaaagcaagagagttccagaaaaacatctatttctgctttattgactatgccaaagcctttgactgtgtgaatcacaataaactgtgaagagatgggaataccagaacacctgacctgcctcttgagaaacctgtatgcaggtcaggaagcaacagttagaactggacatggaacaacagactggttccaaataggaaaaggagtacgtcaagcctgtatactgtcaccctgcttatttaacttataggtagagtacatcatgagaaatgctgggctggaagaagcacaagctggaatcacaattgctgggagaaatatcaataacctcagatatgcagatgacaccacccttatggcagaaagtgaagaggaactaaaaagcctcttgatgaaagttaaagaggagagtgaaaaagttggcttaaagctcaacattcagaaaactaagatcatggcatctggtcccatcacttcatggaaaatagatggggaaacagtggaaacagtggctgaccttatttttgggggctccaatatcactgcagatggtgactgcagccatgaaattaaaagacgcttactccttggaaggaaagttatgaccaacctagacagcatattaaaaagcagagacattactttgccaacaaaggtccgtctagtcaaggctatggtttttccagtggtcatgtatggatgtgagagttggactgtgaagaaagctgagcgctgaagaattgatgtttttgaactgtggtgttggaaaagactcttgagagtcccttggattgcaaagagacccaaccagtccatcctaaaggagataactcctggatgttcattggaaggactgatgttgaagctgaaactccaatactttggccacctcatgcgagcagctgacacattggaaaagaccctgacgctggaagggactgggggcaggagaagaaggggacgacagaggatgagatggctggatggcatcaccaactcgatggacatgagtttgagtaaactccaggagttggtgatggacagggaggcctgggtgctgcgattcatggggtcacaaagagtcggacacgactgagcgactgaactgaactgaatgcagaaaGGTAACTCCTGTGCATAGATTTCCAATGAAGCACACCTTCTCCCCCACAGTGGCAgttagagataaaaataaaatattcaggggCCATACCTGAAACAGCAAATAACACACTTTCTGTTAGTTTCAGTCTCTGAGCAAAGGAGGTTCAAGAAAGGCCAAGGTGGGAAATGCCAAGATACCCTTTCACTGGAAGGGCATGGCCTGGTGGCAGGTGGAAGCCAACTGAAAAAGCACAAGGATGGAAGCACGAGTAACATCCAGTTGGCTGATGCAGTAGGTCAGTCAGAGTCTGCAAGCTGGAGCCAAGGTGAGTGGCTGACAAACACAGAAAGTCGAATCCAGCAGATGTCCTGAATGCGGATGTGAGGGATCAAGTTGAAAGGATATATCTGACAGCTTCCAGGTTTCTTACTCAGACAGCTGGGTAGACAGTGGCGCATCCACCAGGACAAAAGGAGCAACTCTTGTGAGGAAAAATAAGTTCAGTTTTGCATAACCGGAGGCTGAGGTGCCTACACAACGTCGGGAAGGCAGATGGAACGGGACCCCAAGAGGCCAGGGGTAGAGTTAGAAGCCACTCGGTCTTTCAAAGCAACCAGGCATGAGAGGAGGCAGGTTTGAGAGGGGCCCCGAATGGTCCCAGGAGAGTCCAGCCTAGTGGAAGGTTCGACCCGGCAGACGTGGAGGCTTCACGGTCGCGCAGCGAACTCCAGAGGCAAAAGCCACAGAGCCTCGCGGTCCTTCCGCCCGTTGAGCCTCGTCGCATTTCCCACAGCTAGGCCGCACGGGCCCCACTTCCGCTTCCGGTCCGGGGTCTTGGCGGCGAGCGGCGTGGGGCGGGGCCTCGGGTACTTGGCGGAAGGAGCAACCTTCCCTCGGCTGGTGGGCTCCTGCGAGCCGGCGTGGCCTGCCTCGGTGGAGAGAGTGGCAGCCCCGGGCGGATGCGGCGGCTTCCACCCTCGGGCCCCACTACGGCCCCAGGGCGTGAAGGCGACTCTCGAGGACTGAGGAAGAGAAGCCGGCGGCCAGGGCCAGGCGAGTCAGGAGGCTGCGGCCCTGAGGCGGCGGGGCGCGAGGAGAGCAGGCAAAAGAGGAGGATGGTGGCCCGGGTGTCTGGGAGAGAAGAGGTGGAAAGTGACAAGTCAGGTGAGACGTCCGGGACTGGGAAGGCCTTAGCGAGGCGGCGagtggaggggctggggtggggacatGGGGGCTTTTCAGACCCATCTGACAGGGCCAGCTTAGAAGCAGCGAAGGAGGCGGAGCTCCCATTGCAAGTGGGAGGACGCCGTAAGATAGCACTTAGGGGTCACTCCCTTTCTAGCGTTTGCATCCATTCTCCTTCACCCGTGTTTTATCAGTAGCTTTTCACTTGAATCTGCATGGGCTTTACTGATGCGCTCAGTTGACCAGGAAGGGGGAAACACAGGAATTCACTTAAAAGATATTTGTCCCGTTAGGGTGCCTTGGTCAGAAGTACTATaagaggaggacttccctggtagctccccTGGTAAAGAATGCTCCTGCAATACACGAGACCCGGGTTccatttctgggtggggaagatcccctggagaagggataggctacccactccagtgttgttgggtttccctggtgcctcagacagtaaagaatccgcctgcaatacaggagacctgggtttgatccctggattgggaggatccactggagaagggcatggcaacccactccaatattcttgcctggagaatccccatggacagaggagcctggcgggctacagtccatagggtcacaaagagtcggatacagctgagcaactaaacacagcacagcactatAAAAGGGACTCCTACTAGTGAGCCACTTTGGCTAGTGCAGAATAATGACACTAGAGGCTATTCAGCTGCCTTAGAATTCATACAGGTTTGTATGTAGTTCCTTAATAGAAATTAggtctttgattttaaaaacaaacctatGTTTTCCTACAGCtattcagggaaataaaaatggatgacttcacttttttttaaatttgtattgctTTTCCTCCCTCAATATAAAATCTTCTCTgatatgttttgttgttttcatcagccaaggaaaaaagaaaagttactgaAGCCTCAAGTGATGATCCACAGCCAGGGATTGACCTGGTAAGAAAGGAATCATTAACCAGTTCGGAATCTTTCCCAACAGTGGAATGCAGTGAATTTCAAAGTATGGCTTTCTTGCAGTCTTTGGGTAAGGAAAGGTTGATAGAAGGTATTAAAAGAAGAATTCgaattaaaaaagttaaaagcttAGAAAGCCCACCTCTCAAAATGACTGAAAATAAGGCTACACAAAATAGTAAGGTTGAATTCCAAGATGAACTGTACAAGAATACTCAGAAATATTCTTGTAACAGCTTGTCACCTGGAgtagaaaataattccattttaaaattacatgattGCGGTTGTCTCTCCCATTCCAAGGATTgtaatgatgaaaataatcttGCATATAAACCTGATGGAGGATGTTTGCATGTACGAGAAAATtcctcaaagaaagaaaaccctaGGAGTCTTATAGATAAAACTAATCCAAGCAATATTCCTCAGCTTTTACAAACTGAAGAAAACTTAATGCAAGTAAGTCAGTTATTGCTTGAAGAAGATGATTCAAACCTAAGTAAAAATAATGGCATGTTTTCCTGCcttcaaagtgaaaacaataaacATTCAGTAGAGGAGAGCAGTATtgggagaaaatacagaaaaaagatgaaagtgtctgaaaaaggaaatggaatggTTATTGAGATGAAGTTTTCTAATATGTGTAACAAATCTGAGCTGATGTTACAAGGAAACCAAACAGGTGCTGAAGGTAAAGAAACAGAGACTTTAGAAGCTAAAAAAAGTTCTTTGAAAGTTTtgagaaaagtaaataataatacgCTGTCACCGATGGATCCCTTATTAAGTCTTCcagaaacagggaaaaaaacaagTCCTAAACATTATGTAAATGCTGTGTTTCAGAAAGCCCTTGAGCAACtttcagaagaagaaacaaagaatgtTTCACAGCCTTTAGGATGTACCAGCATGGATCCACCAGGAGATTATTTTAAGTCAATGAAAAACTCATTAGTGAAGTCACTTAGTGATTGCTTTCCTGTTGAAAAGAGATCTTCTAGGGAAGGCTTGAAGAATGAAGCTGAAGAATCTAAATATAGCTGTCGCAGAACAATACCAATGACTGGCAAGAGAACTTGGCCTTGTTATTCATGTGCTAGAATATCTGCCCAGTGTTGGAAAAAAGCTTCCTTGCCACAAAGTTCTAGGCAAGATGATTTTCTTAAACATCAAACGAATCAAACTTACTTAACGGACTCCAAATTAATGCTACAAAGTTCTGTAACAGAAACAAACAGTGCATCTTCAAGTATAGAAAAATTGGGTTCTAATTTAAATTGTTTACCTTCAGTCTCTACAGTGGAACCTACTTCAGTGGTTATAAAGGAACCTATAGTCAATGATGACgaaaaaatgaagtcagagaaacTAAGTAGAAGTGCATCAGAGGTAGTTTCTAATACTACTGAAGATACTCCATTGACTAATGTGACCCACAACTTaacaggaagtaaaaaaaaaggtAGAGGGAATTTAACAAAACTGAATTTGATGGTGGCTTCCCAGGATGGCCAGGAAGCAAGTAACTCTACAGGCAAAACTATTCATCAAAAAGCATGCATTACTAAGCAAGCATTGGTTGTTCCAGACCTAGTTAAGATACTGAACACAGGACGGCTgactaattttaaaattcctttacttaagaacaaaacagaaaaaagaaaagaaattaatgcCAAGTCATCAGAGAGAGAAGTATATAGTCCCCTAGAACTTCTTGACAATTTATCTGGAGCAGAGGTAAGGCAGAGTAGGACTAAAGAAAATGCTGTCACAGTAACTTCAGGACCTCAATCTCTGAGTATACAACATAGTGTAATTCCACTGCAAGCTAGTTCTGACTCATTCTGCAGTAAGAATTCCTGTATTATTGCTCCGAGCTTTTTAAAGcaaggtaataataataaaccatCTAACCACATCTCTGCATCAGGCCATATCATTTCTAATAAGGCAGCTGGTTCTCTCACAgttgaaaataatacattttcttgTGATCCTGGATGTATAGAGAAAAATCCCACCTTCTATTCCAATGAGCAAGAACCATTCAAAGCAGGTTCCTCTGAAGTTAGTGGTAGAAAAATGACTAAGAACTTTTCAGAAGTCAAAGTGGGGTTTCCAGATATTCTGAAAGCATATGAAGATGATGTCCTCTTAATTGATGTAATTCAAGATGACCCAGACCTGTTTGGAGTCTCCAATGAAGGGGAACTCTCATTTCCTTCAGCGGTTCCCATGATAAGCCAGGAGCCCAATGTTGCTGAAGAGCATCAATCGACAGACTCCAAGCACATGgaacttccagaaaaaaaagaaccaagcGATGACTTGAGGTATGCATGTTCAAGTATGCCTTTTGGTGCAGATCATTGTTGCAGGTTTCAAAAGCACTTTCTGGTCTTAGGTGTCACTATTCGGTGATCATATTGATGCTCCATTATTTTTTCAACCCAgttatttattaaatgtaataTAGTGTATTATTGCTGAGACCTGGAAGTGTCATTATCCTGAAACttagaattgaaataaaattattatatttgaaattataatgGAGCAGATCAGCTGTTTGGAATTTTAAATGGTGGTTTATAAAGtggctttttaaattaatgagatTGCTTCTTTCAGAAGTCACTTAAATTGATCTCCATGTTTTTTAATCATTGTAAATATACAGATATACTTTCATTTCAATCAAGTTACTTATTAAGAAAAGTGCTGTATATGTATTTTAACCCATTTTCTGTGGCTTCCTTGTtagataaaaaatttatttttcagttgtcaCAGAAGCCTTGAAAAAGTTTATTtgaattaaaacttaaa
Coding sequences within:
- the TOPAZ1 gene encoding protein TOPAZ1, which gives rise to MRRLPPSGPTTAPGREGDSRGLRKRSRRPGPGESGGCGPEAAGREESRQKRRMVARVSGREEVESDKSGETSGTGKALARRRVEGLGWGHGGFSDPSDRASLEAAKEAELPLQVGGRPKEKRKVTEASSDDPQPGIDLVRKESLTSSESFPTVECSEFQSMAFLQSLGKERLIEGIKRRIRIKKVKSLESPPLKMTENKATQNSKVEFQDELYKNTQKYSCNSLSPGVENNSILKLHDCGCLSHSKDCNDENNLAYKPDGGCLHVRENSSKKENPRSLIDKTNPSNIPQLLQTEENLMQVSQLLLEEDDSNLSKNNGMFSCLQSENNKHSVEESSIGRKYRKKMKVSEKGNGMVIEMKFSNMCNKSELMLQGNQTGAEGKETETLEAKKSSLKVLRKVNNNTLSPMDPLLSLPETGKKTSPKHYVNAVFQKALEQLSEEETKNVSQPLGCTSMDPPGDYFKSMKNSLVKSLSDCFPVEKRSSREGLKNEAEESKYSCRRTIPMTGKRTWPCYSCARISAQCWKKASLPQSSRQDDFLKHQTNQTYLTDSKLMLQSSVTETNSASSSIEKLGSNLNCLPSVSTVEPTSVVIKEPIVNDDEKMKSEKLSRSASEVVSNTTEDTPLTNVTHNLTGSKKKGRGNLTKLNLMVASQDGQEASNSTGKTIHQKACITKQALVVPDLVKILNTGRLTNFKIPLLKNKTEKRKEINAKSSEREVYSPLELLDNLSGAEVRQSRTKENAVTVTSGPQSLSIQHSVIPLQASSDSFCSKNSCIIAPSFLKQGNNNKPSNHISASGHIISNKAAGSLTVENNTFSCDPGCIEKNPTFYSNEQEPFKAGSSEVSGRKMTKNFSEVKVGFPDILKAYEDDVLLIDVIQDDPDLFGVSNEGELSFPSAVPMISQEPNVAEEHQSTDSKHMELPEKKEPSDDLRELPVPDPGSVKSEICASLSAASEIKHDSKDANISLGEVTHETSSNEKPGDLSEQTKSSDLDEKCRFSDKVATQEEQETISEVCRSDSKNTEIVVGECHLAALVSKPLCLPVPLPPLNLSAHQEDTLLNPWINDFRFPGKHSLLKLQNPEICEIFKREKNVGKPLGLMIPHRYCRFHFNTLHGCERPQCKFAHVPEQGDEKVCMDVFKKYISINELCLLQRAANMFMEYYRKFLPGIHFDLQVLNDLLNSLLKHCLLKEVLQVMNLCTMIKMLPALRILLKIFEYVATMKLRNAVPALIGIFCKLVEAGMVLDPEHFNYIVKLLYQIQASKPEITAVLEMKSRLHMRQFKKNWKCDLEAALNEIEHCKEKGDWTKLGNVYINIKMSCEKLADFQRFCACIAETLTKDNKEERPGVPFCEFAETVSKDPQNSEVDKTLLGRIGISAMYFYHKLLQWSKGRKVLDKLYELKIHFTSLKGLIGPEKLAPRCQIVNIAAEIFLKSGSLDGAIWVLRESEWIISTPVWPCDRLDVLNRHNLLCTIAHEILAKSLYRQTFEVLQNLPGFQNSQETVEVSQYSLLFNKLLDACIESNSLGMSSSVAEFMISKRIPVDFSFLRRLITSLGRSCLWLKARTHYKSALSLGCYPPLEGNLYRKLLLIPSYLSEIEMLLAIEIFLVSNASSIQSPGTSTQILQIVLKRCEENKSRSKDDYQAAVERLIMAARISDPKLFIKHMTVNVNKEQVYSLEHCSALKWLKENMKWAGKVWLFNNR